Within Schaalia sp. HMT-172, the genomic segment GGCGCCGACCGCGCTGGCGGCCTCGCTCTGGTCGAGGCCGCCAGCGTTGGGCGACTGGTGAGTCATGTCGATTACCTCAGCAGGCTTGCTTTGAGATCGAAGGAAACGGACACAGCTCCAGCGTAGTTCGCGTGCTCTTCGACCGCGATGCGATTGACACCATCTTTCAGGAGATCACGCGGAACGGTGATGGTCTGGAGGTTGTTCTTGGCCGTGCCCAGCGAGACGTTGGACTTGGCGTTCGTGTTCGGGGTGATGGTTCCTTCCGGCATGTTGATGCGCTTGACTTCGGTTCCGTTGATGTAGACAACGGCTCCGTCGTCGGCGCGGACATTGAGCGTGAGCTCGAAGTCGGCGCTGATGGTACCGAGGTTGACGTCGCGGGCGAAGTAGTTCGTGATCGCGCGGTCGGAGGGGGCCAGGTCGAAGGGGGTACCGGCGTCACGGTCGCCCCAGCCGAGCGGGCTGGCGCCATGCTTCCACTTGGACAGGTCGCCGGTGGAGTTCCAGTCGGCGCCCGGGTTGTCCTTGGAGTTCCAGTAGTTCCAATACATACCGGTGGGCAGGAACTCACCGAAGTTGACGCCGGAGACGTCGAGGACCTCGAGCGGCTTGTCCGGGTCGGGCACGATCGGCTCGTCGGGCTGCGGCTGGGGCTGCGGCTCGGGTTCGGGCTGCGGCTCGGGCGTGGGCTCGGCGCCCTTGGCGACGACCTTGACCGTGCCATCGACGCTCATCGAGGAGCTGGAACGGTAGTTCAGGTGGGTTTCCACGGCGAGCGTGTTGGTGCCGGCGACCAGCGAGGACGCGGGTACGAAGACCAGCTGTCGGTCGGCGCGTGCGGAGGCGCTCGACACCGAGGCGGAGGCGTAGGTGGAGCCGTCGACGGCGCCCTCGCTCATGCGCTGACGCACGACCTCGGTTCCGTTGACGTAGACCACGGCCCCGTCATCAGCCGTCACGGCGACGTTGACGCCGCCGATGGCGGAGGGGTCAGCGACCGTGAAGGTGGTACGCGCGTAGGTGGTGATGGGGCGGGTCTTGGCCGCGCCGGGCTTGAGGACGGTGCCCAGTCCGGTCGCGCCGTAGCCGATCGGGGCGGTGCCGCGGCTCCAGGAGGAGTCGTCGAACGAGGTCTGGGCCCAGTCGCTCGCGACCGCGTCGGTCGACCAGTGGTACGCCCAGGTGGCGTCTTCGTCGACGAGCAGGGTCGCGTCGTCGGACTGGTCGGGCTTGCCGTTGGAGTCGACCACGTAGGCGTGGGTCGAGGCGCCGACCAGGCCGTCGGAGGCGACGGCGCGCACGAAGAAGCGGTTGTTGCCGCCCAGGGGCACGGTGACGGACGTCGAGGTCGTGGTGGCGATCGTGCGGTCATCGCGCAGGATCTGGTACGAGTCGGCACCCGGCACAGAGGACCACTTGAGGGTCACCTGCTGGGAGTTGCCGTCGGAGGCGCGCAGGTTGGCGGGCACCGCGGGGGCGGTGGCGTTGCGGGCGGGCATGCGCACGAAGCCACCGGACCATTGCCCGTCCGTCTTGGAGGTGTAGGAGTAGTTGAAGTCGCCGCCGGCCCACAGGGCGCCGTCGTCGGCCATTTCCAGGGACCACGCGCCGGTGGAGCGCAGGGAGGACAGGCGGTAGGGGGTCCAGCCGAGCTGGCGGCCGGTGGCCTCGTCCCATCCGCCGACCCACTGGATCTCGTCGGCGCGGGTCCAGGTGTTACCGAGCGCCAGGTAGTGGTAGGCGTCCTGGAAGGTGAAGTCGGAGCAGTGGCACGAGCCGTAGATGACTCCGGTGGCGGAGCGCGTCGTGGCCTGCAGGTCGCCGCCGTTTTGCATCGTGATGGACCCGGAGGTGCGGGTCATGTCGGACGTGTTGTAGCCGAACAGCGAGTGCTGGGAGCCACCGAAGTAGGCGCGGCCGTTACCGACCGTCACCGCCTGCTGGTACTTGCCGATCAGGTAGGAGTGACGGAAGGACCAGGACTGGTCGAGCGTGGCACCCGCGGACGTCTCGACGCGGGCGGCGTTCTCGGCGACGCGATCGTGGATACGCGTGAAGAATCCGGCCGCGTAGAGGTACGTGTCGGCCTCGTCGACGTCGATATCGATGACGGTGCCGTTGATATCGGGGTTCCAGGAGCGGTCGGGTGTGCCGTTCAGGTCAAGGCGCCCGGCGTTACGGGCGTAGACGGAGGAAACGCCGTTGCCCGACAGGTGGGTGAAGGCACCGGCCAAGTAGATGCGTCCGTCGATCACCTTCGCGGACTTCACGCTGACGCGCCCGCCGCTGCCGTTGCGCACCTGGAGGTTCCACGAGGGGTCGATCTGCCCGGTCGCGGGGTCGATGAGGACGGTGCCCACGTGGGTTTCGCCGTTGACCTTGGTGAAGTCACCGACGGCGAGGAGCTTGCCGCTGGGCAGCTCGACGAGGTCCTTCACCTGGTTGTTGAAGTCGAAGGTCTGGCCGGTCCACACTCCCGTGGTCGCGTCGAAGGCGGCGAGGCCGTTGGAGGTGATCGCCGAACCGTTCTTGCCCTTCTGGACGCCGGTGAAGTTACCGCCGACGTACATGGTCGAGCCGATCTGCTCGAAGGCCTGGACCTGAATGTTGCCCTCTTGGATGGAGCCGTTCAGGTTACCGGTCACACCCCACATGGTGGGGGCGGCGTACTCGGAGACGGAGGCCTTCTGGGTCTCGGCCGCGGTGCCGCCATCACCGATGGCGCGGAAAGAGGAGTCCGTGGAGCGCAGCTCAGGGCGGACGTAGACCTCGGCGTAGGGGTTAATGATGGAGCCGTTGCGGTGGAAGAACGACGTCGAGGAGGAGGTGTCGTACCACGAGGATGCCAGCGGCCCGTAGCCCCAGCCCATCGTGTACTTGTTCTGGGGGGAGGCCGTCAGGTTGACGTATCCCCAGCCGGTGTTGGTGCCGAAGCCCGACCAGACGATGCCGCCGTTGACCCACCACTCGCGGTTGAACTTGACGTTCACGGGGTGAGCGCTCTTGAACGGCCAGATGAAGTCACTCATCTTGGGGAACTGCATGCGCACGGTCTGGTAGGCGGTGCCGCGGTAGTTCCAGGCGCGCTGGACCATGACGCCGTCGGCCAGGTCGGAGACCTTGGTGCCGCCGAGCAGGCCGTTGACGGTCTCGTGGGAGGCCTGGATCACCTCGAAGTCGCCGGGGGTACGCGAGCGGGTCGCGAGCTTGGACTCGTCACCCTTACCCTGGCTCCACGTCTCCCAGCCCTCACGGCCTCGACCGATGAGGACCCAGCCACCGCCGTCCGTGCTCTGGTCACAGAAAAACTGGCGCGGGGCATCCATGGTGGCCGTCTGGAGCCAGTAGGTGCCGTTTTCCGAGCGCGGATCGTTCTGCTTGATCTCCCAGCACGAGGCGGCCGCGGTGGCCTCGGAGAGGCCGTCGTGGAGGGGGTCAACAGCAGCCTGAGCTGCGACGGGACTGAGTGCAAGCACTCCGAAACCGGTTATCGATGCCAGGCCGAGGGCGAGGCAGCGGCGGAGAAATTTCATCGGATCCTCACAGGTATCACGTTAATGGTTACCACTAATAGTGTCACGAAAACCCCCGTCACTCAACCACTTGGTTAGCGGAAAATTAGAGTCCTTGACCACATATAAGGGAGCCCTCGCCGCGAGGGCGAGGGCTCCACCTGTCAACAGATTTTCACGAGGAAGTGCGGATCGCGTCAAGCGATGACAACCTCGCGCAAACCGCCGCGAAGCGACACGATAGTCGCATTATTTGACCATGTTTGCAGTCAGATCGAAGGTCATCGACGCGGTGCCCTTGTAGTTGACATGCTCCTCAACACCGATGCGGTTCACCCCGTCTGTCAAGGAGCTCGCAGGGATGGAGACCTCGAGCAGATCGGAGGACGCCTTGGAGACGGTGACCGCCTCGTTCGCATAGGTTGTGTGAGTAATGTTTCCATCCGACATACGCTTCGTATCGACGATGGTCCCATTGATCCGCAGGACGACACCATCGTCCGCGCGTACCTTGACGACCAGGGAGGTCGCGGGCGTAATGGTGCCCAGGTCGATATCGCGTGCGAAGTAGTAGGTGACGGCCCGGTCCTTCTTCGCGATGTCGAGGGTGGTGGCAGCGTTCGCGTCGCCCCAGCCGATGGGCCCGGCGCCGCGCGACCAGTCGGCCAGGGAGCCGGTGGTCGCCCAGTCGGAGGCGGGCGCGCTCGTCGAGGTCCAGTAGTTCCACTGGGTGGTGCCCGAGGGGATGACCTCGCCCGAGGTCATGCCGCGCACGTCGATCGGCTGGGTGGCGTCACCGAGGTTCTGGGGCTCCGCCGGCAGCGAGGGCTCATGGGAGTCGGAATTGTCCGGGGTGCCCTCCACTCGGAAGATCGACGCCTGCATACCAACGGTCGCGGTGCGCATGTAGTTCACGTGCGTCTCGACCGCGATGACGTTGTCGCCGCTGTGCAGCAGGGCCGCGGGCACGAAGACCTCGGACATGGAGTCGACGGCGGCGCTGTAGGAGGGGGCGTAATCCGCTCGGGTCTGGTAGCTGACCGTGCCGCTTCCCATGCGGGTGCGGTCGACCTCGTGGCCGTTGATGTAGACCACGGCGCCGTCGTCGGCCATGTACCTGACGGTCACGCCCTTGATGGCGCTGGCGTCTCCGACCTGGAAGTGGCTGCGGAAGTAGGAAGTGACGGGGCGCGAGTCCTTCGAGCCCAGGACAGTCGCGATGCGCGAGTCGCCGTAGCCGAGCGGTGCGGCGCCGGTGGGCCACTGGGAGTCGTCGAACGAGGTGCGGGCCCAGTCCTCGGAAGCGGGGCTGTTCTCCGCGCGGTAGCGCCACGTGGCTCCCGCGTCCAGCAGGACCGGGTTGGCCGGATCGACCTGGCCGTAGGCCGGGGGAACGTAGACCGGGGTGGTGGCCGAACGGTTCCCCGCGGCGTCGACGGCGCGCACGAAGAAGCGGTTCTCGCCGCCGCGCGGGACCTCAATGCTGGTCGACTCGGTGGAGCCGATGGCGCGATCGTCGCGCAGGACCTCGTAGGAGACCGCGTCGGAGACGCCTTCCCAGGTGAGGGTCACGGTCGAGGCCGTGGCCGAGGAGGTGCGCAGGTAGGTCGGGGCCTCGGGCGCGACGTTGTCACGCTTGTCGTAGCGGGCGAAGCCGCCGTTCCACTGGCTATGCGTCGAGTCGGTGAAGGACAGGGTGAAGTCGCCGCCGGCCCACAGGTTGCCGTTGGTGTCGGTCGTGAGCGCCCATGCGCCGGTCTTGCGGCGCGAGGAGAGCTCGAAGGGGGTCCAGTGCAGGTTTTCGCCGGTGGTGGCGTCCCACGCGCCGACCCACTTGATCTCATCGATGCGCGACCAGTTCTCGTTGACTCCCCAGTCGTACTTGTCCTGGTAGGAGCCGTCGGAGCAGTGGCACGAGCCGTAGATGACGCCGTTGGCGGAGATGGTCGAGGCCTGCAGGTCGCCACCATTACTGAGCATCAGGGAGCCCGAGGTGCGCAGGTTGGTACCGGTGTCGTAGCCGAAGAGGGAGTGCTCGGAGCCACCAATGAAGACGCGTTTGCCCGCGGCGGAGATGGTCTGCTGGTACTTCCCGGCGCTGACGGTGGAGGGTTGGAAGTCGAAGCTCGTATCCTGCGCGGCGCCGGGCGCGGTGGAGAACTTGGCGGCGTACCAGGCGCGATCGTTGCCATGGGCGCGGGTGAAGTGTCCGCCGGCGTAGAAGGCGCCGTTGTCCTCGCTGACGGCGACGGCCTGCACGGAGCCGCTCAGCTCGGGGTTCCAGGCACGGTCGGGGCGTGCGTTCAGGGCCACGCGGGCCGCGTTACGGCCGTAGACGTTCGAGACCCCGCCGCCACTGAGGTGGGTGAAGACACCGCCGAGGTAGACGTAGCCGTCGTAGTAGTCGAGGGCGCGCACGCTGACCGTGCCACCGCGCAGGGCGTTCTTAATGCTCAGATCCCACGAGGGGTCGATCGCGCCGGTGGACGGATCGATGACGACGGTGCCGATGTGGGCCTCGCCGTTGACGCGGGTGAAGTCGCCGGCCACGAGGAGGCGGCCGTCGGGCAGTGCGAGGAGGGCCTTGACCTGCGCATTGAAGTCGAAGGCCTGGCCGGTCCAGTCGCCGGTGTTCACGTCGAATGCGGCCAGGCCGCGCGAGGACGTCTCGGCGCCGTTCTCACCCTGCTTGACGCCGGTGAAGTTGCCGCCCACGTACATGGTGGACCCGACCTGCGCGAAGGCCTGAACCTGGATATTGCCTTCCTTCACGGAACCGTTGAGGTTACCGCTCACGCCCCACGAGGTCTTGGCCGCGTAGTTGGAGACGGCGCGGCTCACGGTCTGCTCGGCGCCGCCCGTGTCCGGCAGGCGGGCGAAGTCCGAGGAGTCGGAGGAGATACGCGGACGCACGTAGGCCTCGGAGTAGGGGAAGATCGTCTGTCCGCTCTTGTGGAAGAAGGAAGTCGAGGACGAGACGTCTCCACCCCAGCTGGCCGCGCCCGTGCCGTAACCCCAGCCGATGGTCCAGTCGGTGCGGCTCGAGGGGTAGACCTGGAGCGCGTTCCACGCCTGGTCGTAGCCGGGGGTATTCCACATGTAGGTGTAGATGCTCGCTCGGTTGTCGAGGGAGACGTGGACCGGGTGGGCCATCTTGAAGGGCCACACGAAGTCCGTCATCTTGGTGAACTTCAGGTCGACCGTCTGGTACGAGCGACCCGAGGCACTCCAGGAGCGAAGGACGCGCACGCCGTCCGCCTGATCCTTGACGTTTTCGTTGTTGAGCAGCTGGTTGACGGTGGCGTTGGAGTACTGGACAACGTCGAAGGCGTCGGTGTTGCGCACGCGCGTGGTCAGCTTCGAGGTGTCGCCCTTGCCGCCGCTCCAGCCTTCCCAGCCCTCACGGCCGCGGCCGATGAGGACCCACCCGCCGCCGTCTGTCGTCTGGTCACAAAAGAACTGCGCCGGGGCGTCCATCGCGGGGGTCTGCAGCCAGTAGGTACCGTCGGAAGCCGCAGGATTGCGCTGCTTAATGTCCCAGCAGGACGCCGCGGCAGTGGCGGCACTCAGGCCGTCATGCGTGACGGACTGACCGGGCTGACGGATATTATCTGCGTGCGCCATCGGGGCGAACGCGAGGGACGCACACGCAACAATCGGCGCGGTTGCAACGATTGCAAGGCGCGAAATTGCAGAAGCCATGACACGACCTTTCGACTGAACGATAACTTGTTGCATAAATAATTACACAACAAGTGCCATCTGATCAACCGGTTGGTCAAGCAGGACTTTCACAGGAGCCCCACGCGCCCCATGGTTAACCCCGTCGGTTCCTCGCGAGGGACCCAAGTCCCGTCAGATGCAGGCGATCGCGGAAAAGCCAGCAAACACAGGCAAAAACCAGGACCGAGAGGGCTGAGCCCGCGACGGTCGCCACGAAGGAGTCACGCCCCAGCGCCCACGCTATACAACCGCCCGGAATCACCGCAGATGCGCCCACAACGAGAATCGGCTTGACCACCTCGGACAATTTCGGTGTCACACCGATGAAGCGCGAGACCTGAACAGTCGCCATGGCCGCGTCAAGCACCATGCACACCGCCCACACGACGGCAGCCGCCACCATTCCTCCACGCGGAATAAAGATGAGGTTACCCACAACGTTGAGGCTCAGCACCACGATCTTGTTGACCGCGGCCCAACCCGAACGCCCGCTCATGATGAGCAGCGAGTGAATGTTGCCCGCCATGAACGTGACGATGGAACCGATACACAGCACCACGAGGACGGTAGCCCCCGGGGCGAAGCTCTCGCCCAAGATCCGCATGAGCGCGGGTGCAAAGATCGCCATCAAGGCGTAGATCGGAGCGGCGAAGAGAACCAGCCAAATCGACGCCGTGCTGTACAGGTCCCGCAAGTCCTTCGTGCGCCCCTGATGCAGGAGCTTGGAGAACTGGGGAGACACGACGACGCGCAGGGCCGTGTCCACGACCATGCCAGCCTGAATGAAACGAATCGCGCCACCGTAGATGCCCGAGGCCGCGTCGCCGGCGAGCAA encodes:
- a CDS encoding fibrinogen-like YCDxxxxGGGW domain-containing protein, which gives rise to MASAISRLAIVATAPIVACASLAFAPMAHADNIRQPGQSVTHDGLSAATAAASCWDIKQRNPAASDGTYWLQTPAMDAPAQFFCDQTTDGGGWVLIGRGREGWEGWSGGKGDTSKLTTRVRNTDAFDVVQYSNATVNQLLNNENVKDQADGVRVLRSWSASGRSYQTVDLKFTKMTDFVWPFKMAHPVHVSLDNRASIYTYMWNTPGYDQAWNALQVYPSSRTDWTIGWGYGTGAASWGGDVSSSTSFFHKSGQTIFPYSEAYVRPRISSDSSDFARLPDTGGAEQTVSRAVSNYAAKTSWGVSGNLNGSVKEGNIQVQAFAQVGSTMYVGGNFTGVKQGENGAETSSRGLAAFDVNTGDWTGQAFDFNAQVKALLALPDGRLLVAGDFTRVNGEAHIGTVVIDPSTGAIDPSWDLSIKNALRGGTVSVRALDYYDGYVYLGGVFTHLSGGGVSNVYGRNAARVALNARPDRAWNPELSGSVQAVAVSEDNGAFYAGGHFTRAHGNDRAWYAAKFSTAPGAAQDTSFDFQPSTVSAGKYQQTISAAGKRVFIGGSEHSLFGYDTGTNLRTSGSLMLSNGGDLQASTISANGVIYGSCHCSDGSYQDKYDWGVNENWSRIDEIKWVGAWDATTGENLHWTPFELSSRRKTGAWALTTDTNGNLWAGGDFTLSFTDSTHSQWNGGFARYDKRDNVAPEAPTYLRTSSATASTVTLTWEGVSDAVSYEVLRDDRAIGSTESTSIEVPRGGENRFFVRAVDAAGNRSATTPVYVPPAYGQVDPANPVLLDAGATWRYRAENSPASEDWARTSFDDSQWPTGAAPLGYGDSRIATVLGSKDSRPVTSYFRSHFQVGDASAIKGVTVRYMADDGAVVYINGHEVDRTRMGSGTVSYQTRADYAPSYSAAVDSMSEVFVPAALLHSGDNVIAVETHVNYMRTATVGMQASIFRVEGTPDNSDSHEPSLPAEPQNLGDATQPIDVRGMTSGEVIPSGTTQWNYWTSTSAPASDWATTGSLADWSRGAGPIGWGDANAATTLDIAKKDRAVTYYFARDIDLGTITPATSLVVKVRADDGVVLRINGTIVDTKRMSDGNITHTTYANEAVTVSKASSDLLEVSIPASSLTDGVNRIGVEEHVNYKGTASMTFDLTANMVK
- a CDS encoding fibrinogen-like YCDxxxxGGGW domain-containing protein, whose translation is MKFLRRCLALGLASITGFGVLALSPVAAQAAVDPLHDGLSEATAAASCWEIKQNDPRSENGTYWLQTATMDAPRQFFCDQSTDGGGWVLIGRGREGWETWSQGKGDESKLATRSRTPGDFEVIQASHETVNGLLGGTKVSDLADGVMVQRAWNYRGTAYQTVRMQFPKMSDFIWPFKSAHPVNVKFNREWWVNGGIVWSGFGTNTGWGYVNLTASPQNKYTMGWGYGPLASSWYDTSSSTSFFHRNGSIINPYAEVYVRPELRSTDSSFRAIGDGGTAAETQKASVSEYAAPTMWGVTGNLNGSIQEGNIQVQAFEQIGSTMYVGGNFTGVQKGKNGSAITSNGLAAFDATTGVWTGQTFDFNNQVKDLVELPSGKLLAVGDFTKVNGETHVGTVLIDPATGQIDPSWNLQVRNGSGGRVSVKSAKVIDGRIYLAGAFTHLSGNGVSSVYARNAGRLDLNGTPDRSWNPDINGTVIDIDVDEADTYLYAAGFFTRIHDRVAENAARVETSAGATLDQSWSFRHSYLIGKYQQAVTVGNGRAYFGGSQHSLFGYNTSDMTRTSGSITMQNGGDLQATTRSATGVIYGSCHCSDFTFQDAYHYLALGNTWTRADEIQWVGGWDEATGRQLGWTPYRLSSLRSTGAWSLEMADDGALWAGGDFNYSYTSKTDGQWSGGFVRMPARNATAPAVPANLRASDGNSQQVTLKWSSVPGADSYQILRDDRTIATTTSTSVTVPLGGNNRFFVRAVASDGLVGASTHAYVVDSNGKPDQSDDATLLVDEDATWAYHWSTDAVASDWAQTSFDDSSWSRGTAPIGYGATGLGTVLKPGAAKTRPITTYARTTFTVADPSAIGGVNVAVTADDGAVVYVNGTEVVRQRMSEGAVDGSTYASASVSSASARADRQLVFVPASSLVAGTNTLAVETHLNYRSSSSMSVDGTVKVVAKGAEPTPEPQPEPEPQPQPQPDEPIVPDPDKPLEVLDVSGVNFGEFLPTGMYWNYWNSKDNPGADWNSTGDLSKWKHGASPLGWGDRDAGTPFDLAPSDRAITNYFARDVNLGTISADFELTLNVRADDGAVVYINGTEVKRINMPEGTITPNTNAKSNVSLGTAKNNLQTITVPRDLLKDGVNRIAVEEHANYAGAVSVSFDLKASLLR